The following are from one region of the Polaribacter marinaquae genome:
- the mqo gene encoding malate dehydrogenase (quinone), giving the protein MILKKEYDLICIGGGIMSATLALITKLLDPKKEILILERLDKVAQESSAAWNNAGTGHSALCELNYCPENKDGSISIKKAIDICSQYETSKQFWSFLTKEGFLENPEEFIASVKHHSWVLGNDNADYLEKRFKAFKEHFMFDSIEFTREKEKMKEWFPLITENRDESEVMAASRIDRGTEMNYGVLTEKLFSILEKDFDTPVHCSMEVLDIDPDTDLDWTVEIKNLKTKKTHQLEAEHVFIGAGGGSLLLLQKVEIDEKEGYGGFPVSGEWLVCKNEEIIKQHNAKVYSKAGIGDPPMSTPHLDTRFIDGKRQLMFGPFAGFSPKFLKEGSHLDLFNSIQFDNIPSIFGAFWHNLPLTQYLIEQVLMSKEDRMDSLRKFVKDAKDEDWEVVKAGQRVQIIKKDEFEGGKLQFGTEVISSKDGSITCLLGASPGASTATSIMLEVIEKAFPELINSSEVKEKLKQMVPFYKTEITKELFDKELEKSKISLKL; this is encoded by the coding sequence ATGATATTAAAAAAAGAATACGATTTAATATGTATTGGTGGCGGAATTATGAGTGCTACTTTGGCATTAATTACTAAACTTTTAGATCCAAAGAAAGAAATTTTAATTTTAGAAAGGTTAGACAAAGTTGCTCAAGAAAGTTCTGCTGCATGGAATAATGCAGGTACTGGTCATTCTGCTTTGTGTGAATTAAATTATTGTCCAGAAAATAAAGACGGATCAATCTCTATAAAAAAGGCCATCGATATTTGTTCGCAATACGAAACTTCAAAACAATTTTGGTCTTTTTTAACTAAAGAAGGTTTCTTAGAAAATCCAGAAGAATTTATTGCTTCCGTAAAACATCATAGTTGGGTTTTAGGTAATGATAATGCAGATTATTTAGAAAAAAGATTCAAAGCTTTTAAAGAACATTTTATGTTCGATTCTATTGAATTTACAAGAGAAAAAGAAAAGATGAAGGAATGGTTTCCTTTAATTACAGAAAATAGAGATGAAAGTGAAGTAATGGCAGCCTCTAGAATTGATAGAGGAACAGAAATGAATTACGGAGTTTTAACGGAGAAACTATTTTCAATTTTAGAAAAAGATTTTGATACACCAGTGCATTGTAGTATGGAAGTATTAGATATTGATCCTGACACAGATTTAGATTGGACTGTAGAAATAAAGAATTTAAAAACAAAAAAAACACATCAATTAGAAGCAGAACATGTTTTTATTGGAGCAGGAGGCGGCAGTTTATTATTACTACAAAAAGTAGAAATTGACGAGAAAGAAGGTTATGGAGGTTTTCCTGTAAGTGGAGAATGGTTGGTTTGTAAAAACGAAGAAATTATTAAGCAACACAATGCTAAAGTATATTCTAAAGCAGGAATTGGAGATCCACCAATGTCTACACCACATTTAGATACACGTTTTATTGATGGAAAACGTCAATTAATGTTTGGTCCTTTTGCTGGTTTTAGTCCGAAGTTTTTAAAAGAAGGTTCTCATTTAGATTTGTTTAACTCTATTCAGTTTGATAATATTCCTTCTATATTTGGTGCTTTTTGGCACAATTTACCATTAACTCAATATTTAATAGAGCAAGTTTTAATGAGTAAAGAAGACAGAATGGATTCTTTACGAAAGTTTGTAAAAGATGCTAAAGATGAAGATTGGGAAGTTGTAAAAGCAGGACAAAGAGTTCAAATTATCAAAAAGGATGAATTTGAAGGCGGAAAATTACAATTTGGCACAGAAGTAATTTCTAGTAAAGATGGAAGTATTACGTGTTTGTTAGGTGCTTCACCAGGAGCATCAACAGCAACTTCTATCATGTTAGAAGTTATTGAAAAAGCATTTCCAGAATTGATAAATTCATCAGAAGTAAAAGAAAAATTAAAACAAATGGTGCCTTTTTATAAAACAGAAATCACCAAAGAATTGTTTGATAAAGAATTAGAAAAGAGTAAGATTTCTTTGAAATTATAA